In Acidobacteriota bacterium, the following are encoded in one genomic region:
- the rpsD gene encoding 30S ribosomal protein S4: MARDRGKQCRMCRREGEKLYLKGEKCYKPSCPIEKRGTNPPGQHGPNAKRKPVAGGYGEQLRQKQRVKRIYNLLETQFRNYFEKAASQKGVTGENLLALLERRLDNVIYRLGFAMSRRQARQFVRHGHVQVNGRKVNVPSFQVKIGDEIAVREKSAENAHIQGAFQTSGGRGRPGWLEIVNPDKLVGRVTALPRRDDVDPNIKEQLIVELYSK, from the coding sequence TTGGCAAGAGATAGAGGCAAACAATGTCGCATGTGTCGGCGAGAGGGAGAAAAGCTCTACCTGAAAGGGGAGAAGTGCTATAAACCTTCATGTCCGATTGAAAAGCGTGGAACCAACCCGCCCGGCCAACATGGTCCGAATGCCAAGCGCAAGCCGGTGGCAGGTGGTTATGGCGAACAGTTGCGCCAAAAGCAACGCGTTAAACGTATATATAATCTGCTCGAAACTCAGTTCCGTAATTACTTTGAAAAGGCCGCCAGTCAAAAAGGTGTGACAGGTGAAAATCTGTTGGCTTTGCTTGAGCGGCGTTTGGATAATGTGATCTATCGGCTTGGGTTTGCAATGTCGCGTAGGCAGGCCCGCCAATTTGTGCGTCACGGTCACGTTCAAGTAAATGGACGCAAGGTCAATGTCCCTTCTTTTCAAGTAAAGATTGGGGATGAAATCGCCGTGCGCGAAAAGAGCGCCGAAAACGCGCATATTCAAGGTGCGTTTCAGACCTCTGGCGGTCGTGGACGTCCAGGATGGCTTGAAATTGTCAATCCTGACAAACTCGTTGGCCGCGTGACTGCGCTGCCGCGCAGAGATGACGTTGATCCGAATATCAAGGAGCAGCTAATCGTCGAGTTGTACAGCAAGTAG
- the infA gene encoding translation initiation factor IF-1, with amino-acid sequence MSKEDAIEVQATVLETLPNAMFKVELDTKHQVLAHISGRMRKNFIKILPGDKVLVELSPYDLTRGRIVYRFK; translated from the coding sequence ATGTCGAAAGAAGATGCAATAGAGGTTCAGGCTACTGTGCTTGAAACTTTGCCCAATGCGATGTTTAAGGTTGAATTGGACACCAAGCACCAAGTGTTGGCGCACATCTCTGGGCGAATGCGAAAGAATTTTATCAAGATTCTGCCCGGAGATAAGGTGCTTGTGGAGCTTTCGCCCTACGACTTGACGCGCGGGCGGATCGTCTATCGGTTCAAATAG
- the rplQ gene encoding 50S ribosomal protein L17: MRHLVAHRKLGRTSSHRKALLRNLCTSFVLHERIITTLPKAKELRPYVEKVVTLGRRAHAASQAGNAAAAVHAARQAAKSFFAGNSSEDSKQHNQSSDRTAGVAALKKVTSELAERFADRPGGYTRIYKLGPRKGDGAEMALIEFVGSEDKKAVADKAE, from the coding sequence ATGAGACACTTAGTTGCGCATAGAAAGTTAGGGCGCACGTCTTCGCATCGCAAGGCGTTGCTGCGTAACCTTTGTACCTCGTTCGTACTGCACGAACGAATCATCACCACCCTGCCGAAGGCGAAAGAGCTGCGTCCGTATGTCGAAAAGGTCGTTACCCTTGGTCGCCGTGCTCACGCTGCATCCCAGGCAGGCAACGCGGCAGCGGCGGTTCATGCGGCGCGCCAAGCGGCGAAATCCTTTTTTGCTGGGAATTCGAGCGAAGACAGCAAACAGCATAACCAGAGTTCCGACCGTACTGCCGGAGTTGCCGCTTTGAAAAAAGTGACCAGTGAGTTGGCCGAACGGTTTGCGGATCGTCCCGGCGGTTACACGCGGATTTACAAACTTGGGCCGCGCAAAGGCGATGGCGCGGAAATGGCGTTGATCGAATTTGTCGGCAGTGAAGACAAAAAGGCTGTTGCCGACAAAGCTGAATAA
- the map gene encoding type I methionyl aminopeptidase: MIIRKSLKELDKMRQAGLIVAETLRELRNLVEPGITTRQLDAVAENKIRTVGAYPTFKGYRKFPSAICASVNDEVVHGIPSERKLREGDIVKIDCGATLDGYVGDAAITVAVGNVSPTVEKLIEITRASLFRAVEKMVPGNRLYDVSYAVQAYVEENGFSVVRDFCGHGIGQQMHEDPQVPNYGRRGTGPKLKSGWVLAIEPMVNLGTHEVQILSDGWTVKTKDGRASCHFEHTIAVTEDGPVVLTALEDGALVL, from the coding sequence ATGATCATTCGTAAGTCTCTCAAAGAACTCGACAAAATGCGGCAGGCCGGTTTGATAGTCGCGGAGACTTTGCGCGAATTGCGAAATTTGGTCGAGCCGGGAATTACAACTCGGCAATTAGATGCGGTAGCTGAGAATAAGATTCGCACAGTTGGCGCTTATCCGACTTTCAAAGGTTATCGCAAGTTCCCATCTGCTATTTGCGCTTCGGTAAATGATGAGGTTGTTCACGGAATTCCATCCGAACGAAAACTGCGCGAAGGTGATATTGTCAAGATTGATTGTGGCGCAACTCTCGATGGATATGTAGGGGATGCCGCGATTACAGTTGCTGTTGGAAATGTGTCGCCAACAGTCGAAAAACTGATTGAGATTACGCGGGCCTCGCTCTTTCGAGCGGTTGAAAAAATGGTTCCTGGAAACAGGTTGTACGATGTTTCTTACGCTGTTCAGGCGTATGTTGAAGAGAACGGCTTTTCGGTTGTCAGGGATTTTTGTGGTCATGGCATTGGTCAGCAAATGCACGAAGATCCACAGGTGCCAAACTACGGTCGCCGTGGCACAGGGCCTAAGTTGAAGTCGGGATGGGTTTTGGCTATTGAGCCGATGGTGAATCTAGGGACTCACGAAGTACAGATTCTGAGCGATGGATGGACAGTCAAAACGAAAGACGGTAGAGCGTCTTGTCACTTTGAGCATACGATCGCAGTTACAGAAGACGGCCCAGTAGTTCTGACTGCATTGGAAGACGGGGCGTTAGTGCTGTAG
- the rpsM gene encoding 30S ribosomal protein S13, with amino-acid sequence MARVAGVDLPPQKRAQIGLTYIYGVGKSRATSILTEAQVDVNKKIRDLSEEELNRIRTIVDQGGNVEGDLRKQIQLDIKRLMDIGCYRGLRHRRSLPVRGQRTHTNARTRKGPRRATVAKKKVAGKK; translated from the coding sequence ATGGCTCGTGTAGCAGGTGTGGATTTACCACCACAAAAGCGCGCTCAAATTGGTTTGACATACATTTATGGCGTCGGCAAGTCTCGCGCGACCAGCATCCTCACGGAAGCTCAAGTAGATGTAAATAAGAAAATTCGTGATTTAAGCGAAGAAGAGTTAAACCGAATTCGCACCATTGTTGATCAGGGTGGCAACGTCGAAGGCGATCTGCGGAAGCAGATTCAATTGGACATCAAACGATTGATGGACATTGGTTGTTATCGTGGTCTCAGGCATCGCCGCAGCTTGCCTGTCAGAGGGCAACGAACCCACACAAATGCGCGTACTCGAAAAGGACCGCGTCGCGCCACGGTGGCGAAGAAGAAGGTTGCAGGCAAGAAATAA
- a CDS encoding class I SAM-dependent methyltransferase: protein MAVSGAVEAAMKPENYEIIFEVEDDHWWFVGRRAVVFAQIEDVLGARAASPANFQALDIGCGTGATMDHLRKFGEVQGIDLAMIPLSFSRRRGHERTMCASATELPFADDTFDLVTALDVIEHLDDDVAGLSEIRRVLKPGAPAVIYVPAFMALWGPNDDQSGHKRRYRLPALQASAEKAGLKVERISYSNFAMFLPIWLGRKLLNSLGRTEASENKINHPLINNLMAWVFASEANWLRRHRLPFGVSIVCVVRKEL from the coding sequence ATGGCAGTTAGTGGCGCAGTCGAAGCCGCAATGAAACCGGAAAATTACGAAATCATCTTTGAAGTCGAAGACGATCATTGGTGGTTTGTTGGACGTCGCGCCGTGGTTTTTGCACAGATTGAAGATGTGCTGGGAGCGCGGGCGGCCTCGCCTGCAAATTTCCAGGCTTTGGACATCGGCTGTGGCACAGGCGCGACGATGGATCATCTGCGCAAGTTTGGCGAGGTGCAGGGAATTGATCTGGCAATGATTCCGCTGAGTTTTTCCCGCCGACGAGGTCACGAGCGGACAATGTGCGCCAGTGCGACCGAATTGCCCTTTGCCGATGATACCTTTGACTTGGTGACGGCGCTGGATGTCATCGAACACCTGGACGATGATGTGGCGGGTCTGAGTGAAATTCGGCGTGTGCTGAAACCTGGCGCTCCGGCGGTGATTTATGTCCCGGCGTTTATGGCTTTATGGGGACCGAATGACGACCAGTCCGGTCACAAACGGCGGTACCGATTGCCGGCGCTTCAAGCGTCGGCGGAAAAAGCCGGGTTGAAAGTCGAACGGATCAGTTATTCCAACTTTGCCATGTTTTTGCCGATCTGGCTGGGGCGAAAGCTGCTGAATTCGCTCGGTCGAACGGAAGCGAGCGAAAACAAAATCAATCATCCGTTGATCAACAATTTGATGGCATGGGTGTTTGCCAGCGAAGCAAACTGGTTGCGGCGGCATCGGCTGCCGTTTGGCGTTTCCATCGTTTGCGTTGTCAGAAAAGAGTTGTAA
- a CDS encoding methyltransferase domain-containing protein, with protein sequence MKDSLLPYLACPACAGDLSLESAERDGAEIMGGGLRCAQCQNRFLVVNGIPRFADLVSDEVQRETAENFGQQWLEFDHVADHHEKQFLDWIAPVTPGFVRGKAVVEGGCGKGRHTRLIGEWGAKAIVGVDLSAAVEAAYRNTKDLPNVHIIQADIYHLPLKPVFDYAFSVGVLHHLPNPRAGFASLVKKLRPGGAISAWVYGLENNGWIVNFVNPLRERLTSKLPMRALYWLSFLPTLILWLPLKLVYQPLSKTGLKRHLFYADYLCYIARFPFREIHNIVHDHLTAPVAFYISREEFADWYTQAQTEQTEIHWHNSNSWRGLGFVKTQPKAEASHGS encoded by the coding sequence ATGAAAGATAGTCTGCTTCCATATCTGGCCTGTCCGGCCTGTGCTGGTGATTTGTCGCTGGAATCCGCTGAGCGTGACGGCGCAGAAATCATGGGCGGCGGTTTGCGCTGTGCTCAGTGCCAAAATCGGTTTCTGGTAGTGAATGGTATTCCGCGTTTTGCCGACCTCGTAAGCGATGAAGTCCAACGAGAAACTGCTGAAAACTTTGGCCAGCAGTGGTTGGAATTTGACCACGTCGCCGATCATCACGAAAAACAGTTTTTGGATTGGATCGCGCCCGTGACGCCCGGTTTTGTTCGCGGCAAAGCCGTCGTCGAAGGCGGTTGCGGCAAAGGCCGCCACACGCGCTTGATTGGCGAATGGGGCGCAAAAGCCATTGTCGGGGTTGACCTGAGTGCCGCTGTCGAGGCGGCATACCGAAATACCAAAGACCTGCCGAACGTCCATATCATCCAAGCCGACATTTACCACCTGCCACTAAAGCCTGTATTTGATTATGCTTTTTCGGTAGGCGTGTTGCATCATCTGCCGAATCCGCGCGCGGGGTTTGCCTCCTTGGTCAAAAAACTCAGGCCCGGTGGAGCGATTTCCGCCTGGGTCTATGGTTTGGAAAACAATGGTTGGATTGTGAATTTCGTGAATCCGCTGCGCGAACGTCTCACCTCAAAACTGCCGATGCGCGCGCTGTATTGGTTATCTTTTCTGCCGACGTTGATCTTGTGGCTGCCCCTGAAGCTGGTTTATCAACCGTTGTCAAAAACTGGTTTGAAGCGTCATTTGTTTTACGCTGACTATCTTTGCTACATCGCGCGCTTTCCGTTTCGAGAAATCCACAACATCGTTCACGATCACCTGACGGCTCCCGTTGCGTTTTACATCAGCCGCGAAGAATTCGCGGATTGGTATACGCAGGCGCAAACCGAGCAAACGGAAATTCACTGGCACAACAGCAACAGTTGGCGAGGATTGGGATTCGTCAAAACGCAGCCGAAAGCGGAGGCGAGCCATGGCAGTTAG
- the secY gene encoding preprotein translocase subunit SecY codes for MFESFINAVRNLFKVPDLRRRVIFTLAMLAIYRAGIHVQVPGLDRDAVESFWRQGAGGLFGALDLFSGGNLRRISVFALGIMPYITSSIILQLMASVYPALKKIQEEGELGRRKINQYTRYLTVLLCLVQGISLAYWLQRQADPTGRPLVIGGGGIGFALITMLALTTGTMFIMWIGEQITERGIGNGISLLIFAGIVVGVPNAINQLWATIKDPGSAVFVIILLLVMLAVTAGIVFFERGTRKVPTNHTRRMVGNKMVQTQSSHLPLKVNIAGVIPVIFASSVLAIPQSLVTIRDWDWLKKLNSWLSGGHPVYELLFITGIILFAFFYVSIVFNADEVAENMRKQGAFVPGIRPGKRTGDYLNGILVRLTTVGAIYLVVVCLIPQLMISGFKVQYLPLIGSWLDSVIQNIPGLRWILTGVGVSFYFGGTSLLIVVGVAMDTISQVEAQLVMRHYDGFLGPRGGRLRGRRT; via the coding sequence ATGTTTGAGTCATTTATCAACGCGGTCCGCAACTTGTTCAAAGTTCCTGATCTTCGCCGCCGGGTGATTTTCACCCTGGCGATGTTGGCGATTTATCGCGCAGGAATTCATGTGCAAGTCCCTGGATTAGATAGAGATGCAGTTGAAAGTTTTTGGAGACAGGGAGCTGGCGGTTTATTTGGTGCGTTGGATCTATTCTCAGGCGGTAACTTGCGCCGAATCTCGGTTTTTGCTTTGGGCATTATGCCCTATATCACTTCTTCGATTATTTTGCAGTTGATGGCTTCGGTTTATCCGGCGCTGAAAAAGATTCAAGAAGAAGGTGAGCTTGGTCGCCGCAAAATCAATCAATACACTCGGTATCTGACAGTTTTGCTCTGCCTTGTGCAGGGCATCAGTCTTGCCTACTGGCTTCAGCGTCAGGCTGATCCGACCGGGCGGCCTCTGGTGATAGGCGGAGGAGGAATTGGGTTTGCGCTGATTACGATGCTGGCTTTAACGACCGGTACGATGTTCATTATGTGGATTGGTGAACAGATTACCGAGCGGGGCATTGGCAATGGAATCAGTTTGCTGATTTTCGCTGGCATCGTTGTTGGCGTTCCGAACGCGATCAATCAGTTATGGGCTACGATCAAAGACCCCGGCTCAGCCGTTTTCGTGATTATTCTCTTGCTGGTGATGTTGGCTGTGACAGCAGGAATTGTTTTCTTTGAGCGAGGGACAAGGAAAGTTCCAACCAATCACACACGACGTATGGTCGGGAACAAGATGGTGCAGACGCAGTCCTCGCACTTGCCCTTGAAAGTAAATATCGCCGGTGTGATTCCCGTGATCTTTGCCTCATCAGTGTTGGCCATTCCGCAATCGTTAGTCACAATTAGAGACTGGGATTGGCTGAAAAAGCTGAATTCATGGCTTAGCGGCGGCCATCCTGTTTACGAATTGCTGTTTATCACTGGGATTATTCTCTTTGCCTTTTTCTACGTCTCGATTGTGTTCAATGCTGACGAAGTTGCTGAGAACATGCGAAAGCAAGGTGCTTTCGTTCCTGGCATTCGACCGGGCAAACGTACTGGCGATTATCTGAATGGTATTCTGGTTAGATTGACGACCGTTGGTGCGATTTATTTGGTGGTTGTTTGTCTGATCCCGCAATTGATGATCAGCGGGTTTAAAGTGCAATACCTTCCTTTGATCGGATCTTGGCTTGATAGTGTAATTCAGAACATCCCTGGCCTCAGATGGATTCTTACCGGGGTTGGGGTTTCGTTTTACTTTGGCGGCACAAGCTTGTTGATTGTTGTAGGCGTAGCAATGGACACCATCAGTCAGGTTGAAGCCCAGTTGGTAATGCGTCATTACGATGGATTCTTAGGCCCGCGTGGCGGCAGGTTGAGAGGGAGACGTACCTAA
- the accB gene encoding acetyl-CoA carboxylase biotin carboxyl carrier protein, with protein MKKIERKAKRTTSGGEKAAKPVSPRQQVATDSGDNLSLSEIKTLIELISDKQFNEFELERGNFRLRLSKGLSKPQVVSESAPIVEQRVVSAPLPVAAVAQPQAATVAAVAEPQPAKEEEKLHIVTSPIVGTFYGAPNPTAAPFVSVGDTVQAGKVLCIIEAMKLMNEIVSDASGVIAKIFVENGQPVEYGQALFGIKQ; from the coding sequence ATGAAAAAGATCGAGCGTAAAGCGAAGCGCACGACAAGTGGTGGGGAAAAAGCGGCAAAACCTGTCAGCCCAAGACAACAAGTTGCTACTGATTCCGGCGATAACCTAAGTTTGTCGGAGATCAAAACGCTGATTGAGCTCATTTCCGATAAGCAGTTTAACGAGTTCGAGCTTGAGCGCGGCAACTTCAGGTTACGATTGTCGAAAGGTCTGTCTAAGCCCCAAGTGGTTTCAGAATCTGCGCCCATTGTCGAACAAAGAGTGGTTTCCGCTCCGCTGCCTGTCGCGGCAGTTGCGCAACCTCAAGCGGCGACCGTCGCCGCAGTTGCTGAGCCGCAGCCAGCGAAGGAAGAAGAGAAGCTACACATTGTGACGTCTCCGATTGTCGGGACGTTTTATGGCGCGCCGAACCCGACAGCCGCGCCCTTTGTGTCGGTAGGTGATACCGTACAGGCAGGAAAGGTTCTCTGCATCATTGAAGCGATGAAGTTGATGAACGAGATCGTCTCGGACGCCAGCGGGGTGATCGCCAAAATCTTTGTCGAAAACGGCCAGCCAGTCGAATATGGCCAGGCGTTGTTTGGAATCAAACAGTAG
- a CDS encoding DNA-directed RNA polymerase subunit alpha has protein sequence MWTGFQKPKRLTCETMTDRYGRFSAQPFERGFGTTIGNSLRRALLSSIEGAAITAVRIEGVLHEFSSIPGVVEDATDIILNLKQVPFKLHSGEAKTLHITRTEPGEVVSGDIESDEDVEVLDPNIHIATVSEGGKLSIELRLKKGRGYVSADRNFDDDLPVGYIPVDSVHSPITKVNFHVEAARLGQDTDYDKLLLEVWTNGSITPEHSIGLAAKLIKDHMAIFINFEEEVEQPVETVVVKTSQPFNEHLDKSVDELELSVRSYNCLKNSDIKTIRDLVQKSEAEMLKTKNFGRKSLNEIKDILTSMGLGLGMKFDDNGNVIRGPEM, from the coding sequence ATGTGGACAGGATTCCAGAAGCCGAAGCGTTTGACATGCGAAACCATGACGGATCGCTACGGGCGTTTCTCAGCCCAGCCCTTCGAGCGAGGTTTCGGTACAACAATTGGTAACAGCCTGCGCCGCGCATTGCTTTCGTCAATCGAAGGCGCAGCCATAACGGCAGTCCGCATTGAAGGCGTTTTGCATGAGTTCTCCTCGATTCCAGGAGTCGTCGAAGATGCGACTGACATCATTCTCAATCTGAAGCAGGTTCCATTTAAGCTTCATTCGGGAGAAGCGAAAACACTTCACATCACTCGTACGGAACCGGGAGAGGTTGTTTCCGGGGACATCGAATCGGACGAGGATGTGGAAGTGCTGGACCCGAATATTCATATCGCAACGGTAAGCGAAGGCGGGAAGCTGAGCATCGAATTGCGTTTGAAAAAGGGACGAGGCTATGTTTCGGCAGATCGAAATTTCGATGACGATTTGCCAGTTGGCTATATCCCTGTTGATTCGGTTCATTCGCCTATTACAAAGGTCAACTTCCATGTAGAAGCTGCGCGTTTGGGACAGGACACCGATTACGACAAGCTTCTGCTCGAAGTTTGGACCAATGGCAGCATTACGCCGGAACATTCCATTGGTTTGGCCGCCAAGTTGATCAAAGATCACATGGCGATCTTTATCAACTTTGAAGAAGAGGTTGAGCAACCGGTGGAAACTGTGGTTGTGAAAACATCGCAGCCCTTCAATGAGCACTTGGACAAATCTGTGGATGAACTGGAGCTTTCAGTGCGTTCGTACAATTGCCTGAAAAATTCGGATATCAAAACCATCCGGGATTTGGTGCAGAAATCCGAAGCGGAAATGCTCAAAACCAAAAATTTCGGGCGCAAGTCTCTCAATGAGATCAAGGACATTTTGACCTCGATGGGCTTGGGCTTGGGAATGAAATTTGACGATAACGGAAATGTGATTCGAGGCCCGGAAATGTAG
- the accC gene encoding acetyl-CoA carboxylase biotin carboxylase subunit, whose product MFKKILIANRGEIACRVIWACRELGIKTVAVHSEADRDSLHVRFADEAICIGPAPSPKSYLNIPQIIAAAEIANVDAIHPGYGFLSENAHFAEVCKECNITFIGPSPDAIRMMGDKSEAKRTMKAAGVPVTPGSDGLIEYEEEAIREAERIGYPVLIKATAGGGGRGMRIARNQAELSSAYQTARSEAEVAFKNSGVYIEKYIENPRHIEIQVLADNYGNVIHLGERECSVQRRHQKLIEESPSPAVSYELRQEMGRVAVEACKRIGYSNAGTIEFLMDETGNFYFMEMNTRIQVEHPVTELVTVSDLVAAQIRIAAGEELNYTQDELMFVGHAIECRINAEDPVTFTPSPGRITTLNLPNGPGVRVDTAIYNGYFVPPHYDSLIAKVIVHSRTRERAIARMRRALEAMVVEGIKTTIPIHLKILNDPDFQSGNISTRFMDRFMS is encoded by the coding sequence ATGTTCAAGAAAATCCTGATCGCCAATCGAGGGGAAATTGCTTGCCGGGTCATTTGGGCTTGCCGCGAACTGGGCATCAAAACCGTGGCGGTGCATTCCGAAGCAGATCGCGACAGTTTGCACGTGCGGTTTGCTGACGAAGCGATTTGCATCGGCCCCGCTCCGTCTCCCAAAAGCTATCTGAACATACCACAAATCATTGCGGCTGCTGAGATAGCCAATGTAGATGCGATTCATCCCGGTTACGGCTTCCTTTCAGAAAATGCGCACTTTGCCGAAGTTTGCAAGGAATGCAATATCACCTTTATTGGCCCAAGCCCCGACGCGATTCGCATGATGGGAGACAAGTCCGAAGCCAAACGGACGATGAAGGCCGCAGGTGTGCCTGTGACTCCGGGCAGCGACGGCCTGATCGAGTATGAAGAAGAAGCGATACGAGAAGCCGAGCGCATCGGATACCCTGTGCTGATCAAGGCGACAGCCGGCGGCGGCGGACGTGGGATGCGCATTGCCCGCAATCAAGCGGAACTGTCCAGCGCCTATCAGACGGCGCGTTCCGAAGCCGAAGTCGCGTTCAAAAACAGCGGCGTATACATCGAAAAGTACATCGAAAATCCTCGCCACATCGAAATTCAGGTCCTGGCCGATAACTACGGGAACGTGATCCATCTGGGTGAACGCGAATGTTCCGTCCAGCGCCGACATCAAAAATTGATTGAAGAATCTCCATCGCCTGCGGTGAGTTATGAACTGCGTCAGGAAATGGGGCGCGTCGCCGTAGAAGCCTGCAAGCGAATCGGGTACAGCAATGCCGGAACGATTGAATTCCTGATGGATGAAACCGGCAATTTCTATTTTATGGAAATGAACACGCGCATTCAGGTCGAACATCCGGTGACCGAATTGGTGACGGTTTCCGATCTGGTTGCCGCGCAAATCCGCATTGCCGCCGGAGAAGAGCTGAATTACACACAGGACGAGTTGATGTTCGTTGGCCACGCCATCGAATGTCGCATCAATGCCGAAGATCCTGTTACCTTCACGCCCAGCCCCGGAAGAATCACGACGCTGAATTTGCCCAACGGCCCCGGAGTTCGCGTGGATACGGCAATTTACAACGGTTATTTTGTGCCGCCGCATTACGATTCGCTGATTGCCAAAGTCATCGTTCACAGCCGCACACGTGAACGCGCCATCGCCAGAATGCGCCGCGCGCTGGAGGCAATGGTCGTCGAAGGAATCAAAACAACTATTCCCATTCACTTGAAGATTCTGAACGATCCGGATTTCCAAAGCGGAAATATCTCGACCCGCTTCATGGATCGTTTCATGAGCTGA
- the rpmJ gene encoding 50S ribosomal protein L36, with product MKVRASVKKICDKCKIIHRHGVVRVICVNPKHKQRQG from the coding sequence ATGAAAGTTAGAGCATCAGTCAAAAAGATTTGTGATAAATGTAAAATCATCCACCGGCATGGGGTTGTTCGGGTGATTTGCGTAAACCCAAAACATAAGCAAAGACAGGGATAA
- a CDS encoding adenylate kinase translates to MPRVIVIIGPPGAGKGTQARLLSEKYGYPQISTGDILREMAQADTALGQEIKSTLASGKLVSDEILAEVIQARTSRPDCKDGYILDGFPRTINQARQLEELANQQQKEVLLVRVKVHEDVLFKRLTGRRTCQKCGEIYNIYFRPPQIEGICDLDGSTLKQRSDDNPDAVTRRFEEYRSSTRPLIEYYRNSGRLIETSGEGQVEEIFEKLCALIEGVARQ, encoded by the coding sequence ATGCCAAGAGTCATTGTGATAATCGGGCCGCCGGGAGCAGGCAAAGGAACACAGGCTCGGTTATTGTCGGAAAAATACGGATACCCGCAAATCTCGACAGGCGATATTTTGAGAGAAATGGCGCAGGCCGATACCGCGCTAGGCCAGGAAATCAAATCCACTCTTGCTTCGGGGAAATTGGTTAGTGACGAGATACTGGCCGAAGTTATACAGGCGCGCACTTCCCGCCCGGATTGTAAAGACGGCTATATCCTTGATGGTTTTCCGCGGACCATTAATCAGGCTCGCCAGCTAGAAGAATTGGCAAACCAGCAACAAAAAGAAGTTTTGCTGGTGCGTGTGAAAGTCCACGAGGATGTTTTGTTCAAGCGGTTAACAGGAAGACGCACTTGTCAGAAGTGCGGGGAAATTTACAATATCTATTTTCGTCCCCCCCAGATTGAAGGAATCTGTGATCTGGATGGTAGTACGCTCAAGCAGCGAAGCGATGATAATCCCGATGCTGTTACCCGGCGGTTTGAAGAATATAGATCATCCACCCGGCCTTTAATTGAGTATTATCGGAATAGTGGTCGTCTCATAGAAACCAGCGGAGAAGGCCAGGTGGAAGAAATTTTTGAAAAGCTTTGCGCGCTCATCGAAGGCGTTGCCCGTCAGTAA
- the rpsK gene encoding 30S ribosomal protein S11, with protein sequence MAKQQQTAGKKKVFKKKEKKVVPQGIVHIQATFNNTLVSITDLQGNLVAQCSSGAMGFRGSRKGTPFAAQQAANKAAGIARDSGMRSCEVRVKGPGSGRESAIRAIQGAGIEIKLIRDVTPIPHNGCRPPKRRRV encoded by the coding sequence ATGGCAAAGCAGCAACAAACCGCAGGCAAAAAGAAAGTTTTCAAAAAGAAAGAGAAGAAAGTCGTTCCTCAAGGCATTGTTCACATTCAGGCGACTTTCAACAACACGCTGGTAAGCATTACCGATCTTCAAGGTAATCTGGTGGCACAGTGTTCCTCCGGAGCTATGGGATTTCGCGGTTCGCGCAAAGGGACCCCCTTTGCGGCGCAACAGGCGGCGAATAAAGCTGCCGGAATTGCGCGGGATAGCGGCATGCGTAGCTGTGAAGTGCGAGTCAAAGGGCCAGGCTCCGGGCGTGAATCCGCAATCCGCGCCATTCAGGGAGCGGGAATTGAAATCAAACTGATTCGTGATGTGACGCCAATTCCGCACAATGGGTGCCGTCCGCCGAAGCGTCGGCGTGTTTAA